From the genome of Pseudomonas yamanorum, one region includes:
- the aceE gene encoding pyruvate dehydrogenase (acetyl-transferring), homodimeric type, which yields MQDLDPVETQEWLDALESVLDKEGEDRAHYLMTRMGELATRSGSQLPYAITTPYRNTIPVTHEARMPGDLFMERRIRSLVRWNAMAMVMRTNLKDSDLGGHISSFASSATLYDIGFNYFFQAPTEEHGGDLIYFQGHTSPGVYARAFMEGRITEEQMNNFRQEVDGQGLSSYPHPWLMPDFWQFPTVSMGLGPIQAIYQARFMKYLEARGFIPEGKQKVWCFLGDGECDEPESLGAISLAGREKLDNLIFVINCNLQRLDGPVRGNGKIIQELEGVFRGAQWNVTKVIWGRFWDPLLAKDVDGILQRRMDEVIDGEYQNYKAKDGAFVREHFFNSPELKAMVADLSDDEIWKLNRGGHDPYKVYAAYHEAVNHKEQPTVILAKTIKGYGTGAGEAKNTAHNTKKVDVDSLKLFRDRFDIPVKDEELENLPFFKPEPNSAEARYLSERRTALGGFVPQRRAKSFNIPTPPLDTLKAILDGSGDREISTTMAFVRILAQLVKDKEIGSRIVPIIPDEARTFGMEGMFRQLGIYSSVGQLYEPVDKDQVMFYKEDKKGQILEEGINEAGAMSSFIAAGTSYSSHNQPMLPFYIFYSMFGFQRIGDLAWAAGDSRTRGFLIGGTAGRTTLNGEGLQHEDGHSHILAGTIPNCRTFDPTYGYELAVIIQDGMKKMTEEQQDVFYYITVMNESYQQPAMPAGVEEGIIKGMYLLEEDTKEAAHHVQLMGSGTILREVREAAKILREEFNVGADVWSVTSFNELRRDGLAVERSNRLHPGQKPARTYVEECLAGRKGPVIASTDYMKLFAEQIRQWVPSKEFKVLGTDGFGRSDSRKKLRHFFEVDRHFVVLAALEALADRGEIEPKVVADAIVKFGINPEKRNPLDC from the coding sequence ATGCAAGACCTCGATCCCGTCGAAACCCAGGAATGGCTGGACGCCCTGGAATCGGTTCTCGACAAAGAAGGCGAAGACCGTGCTCACTACCTGATGACCCGTATGGGCGAACTCGCGACCCGCAGCGGCTCGCAACTGCCCTACGCCATCACCACGCCGTACCGCAACACCATCCCGGTAACCCACGAAGCACGCATGCCTGGCGACCTGTTCATGGAACGCCGCATTCGCTCGTTGGTACGCTGGAACGCCATGGCGATGGTAATGCGCACGAACTTGAAAGATTCTGACCTGGGCGGTCACATCTCCAGCTTCGCTTCCAGCGCAACCCTGTATGACATTGGCTTCAACTACTTCTTCCAGGCCCCGACCGAAGAACACGGCGGCGACCTGATCTACTTCCAGGGTCACACCTCGCCAGGCGTCTACGCCCGTGCGTTCATGGAAGGCCGCATCACCGAAGAACAAATGAACAACTTCCGCCAGGAAGTCGACGGCCAGGGCCTCTCGTCCTATCCGCACCCTTGGCTGATGCCTGATTTCTGGCAGTTCCCGACGGTATCCATGGGCTTGGGCCCGATCCAGGCGATCTACCAGGCACGCTTCATGAAGTACCTGGAAGCCCGTGGCTTCATCCCTGAAGGCAAGCAGAAAGTCTGGTGCTTCCTGGGCGACGGCGAGTGTGACGAGCCGGAATCCCTGGGCGCCATCTCCCTGGCTGGCCGCGAGAAGCTGGACAACCTGATCTTCGTCATCAACTGCAACCTGCAGCGCCTCGACGGCCCGGTTCGCGGCAACGGCAAGATTATCCAGGAACTCGAAGGCGTGTTCCGCGGTGCTCAATGGAACGTGACCAAAGTCATCTGGGGCCGTTTCTGGGACCCACTGCTGGCCAAAGACGTCGACGGTATCCTGCAACGTCGCATGGACGAAGTCATCGACGGCGAGTACCAGAACTACAAAGCCAAAGACGGCGCGTTCGTACGTGAACACTTCTTCAACTCGCCAGAGCTCAAGGCGATGGTTGCTGATCTGTCCGACGACGAGATCTGGAAACTCAACCGTGGCGGCCACGACCCGTACAAGGTCTACGCGGCGTACCACGAAGCGGTCAACCACAAAGAGCAACCAACCGTCATTCTGGCCAAGACCATCAAAGGTTATGGCACCGGTGCCGGCGAAGCGAAGAACACTGCGCACAACACCAAGAAAGTCGATGTCGACAGCCTGAAGTTGTTCCGCGACCGCTTCGACATCCCGGTCAAGGACGAAGAGCTGGAGAACCTGCCGTTCTTCAAGCCAGAGCCAAACAGCGCCGAAGCCCGCTACCTCAGCGAGCGTCGCACTGCACTGGGCGGTTTCGTGCCACAGCGCCGCGCCAAGAGCTTCAACATCCCGACTCCGCCACTGGATACCCTCAAGGCTATCCTGGACGGTTCGGGCGACCGTGAAATCTCCACCACCATGGCCTTCGTGCGGATCCTCGCGCAGCTGGTCAAGGACAAGGAAATCGGCTCGCGTATCGTGCCGATCATCCCGGACGAAGCCCGTACCTTCGGTATGGAAGGCATGTTCCGTCAGTTGGGCATCTACTCCTCCGTCGGCCAGCTCTACGAGCCAGTCGATAAAGACCAGGTGATGTTCTACAAGGAAGACAAGAAGGGCCAGATCCTCGAAGAAGGCATCAACGAAGCGGGCGCCATGAGCTCCTTCATCGCTGCCGGTACGTCGTACTCCAGCCACAACCAGCCGATGCTGCCGTTCTACATCTTCTACTCGATGTTCGGTTTCCAGCGTATTGGCGACCTGGCTTGGGCAGCAGGCGACAGCCGTACCCGTGGCTTCCTGATCGGCGGTACTGCCGGCCGGACCACGCTGAACGGCGAAGGCCTGCAACACGAAGACGGCCACAGCCACATCCTGGCGGGCACCATCCCGAACTGCCGCACCTTTGATCCAACCTACGGCTATGAGCTGGCGGTGATCATCCAGGACGGCATGAAGAAGATGACCGAAGAACAGCAGGACGTTTTCTACTACATCACCGTGATGAACGAGTCCTACCAGCAACCAGCCATGCCGGCCGGTGTCGAGGAAGGCATCATCAAGGGCATGTACCTGCTCGAAGAAGACACCAAGGAAGCTGCTCACCACGTGCAACTGATGGGCTCCGGCACCATCCTGCGCGAAGTGCGTGAAGCGGCAAAAATCCTGCGTGAAGAGTTCAACGTCGGCGCTGACGTATGGAGCGTTACCAGCTTCAACGAACTGCGTCGCGACGGCCTGGCCGTAGAGCGCAGCAACCGCCTGCACCCGGGCCAGAAGCCTGCGCGCACCTACGTTGAAGAGTGCCTGGCTGGCCGTAAAGGCCCGGTTATCGCCTCTACCGACTACATGAAGCTGTTTGCTGAACAAATTCGTCAGTGGGTACCGTCCAAGGAATTCAAAGTCCTGGGCACCGACGGTTTCGGCCGTAGTGACAGCCGCAAGAAGCTGCGTCACTTCTTCGAAGTCGACCGTCACTTCGTGGTGTTGGCAGCCCTGGAAGCCTTGGCTGACCGTGGTGAAATCGAACCTAAGGTGGTAGCTGACGCTATCGTCAAGTTCGGGATCAACCCGGAAAAACGCAACCCACTGGACTGCTGA
- a CDS encoding glycosyltransferase family 4 protein translates to MQLAFVLYKYFPFGGLQRDFMRIALECQQRGHKIRVYTLIWEGDVPPGFEVLVAPVKALVNHRRNEKLYAWIQADLAKRPVDRVVGFNKMPGLDLYFAADGVFEDKAQTLRNPMYRWFGRYKHFAEYERAVFDKDAKTQIMVLSEHQQQLFTQYYGTQAERFHLLPPGIARDRRAPPNAAEVRAEFRREFGLAEDDLLLVQIGSGFKTKGVDRSLKAVAALPSNLKKRTRLFVIGQDDPKVFQLQSAALGLGDQVQFFKGRSDIPRFLLGADLLIHPAYNEAAGMVLIEAVVAGLPVLVSKVCGYAFYIDKAQNGRVLDEPFEQAQLNRYLVDMLDDPQARAAWSRNGLAFAETADLYSMPQYAADLILAEPNR, encoded by the coding sequence ATGCAACTGGCTTTTGTCCTCTACAAGTATTTCCCCTTTGGTGGCCTGCAGCGCGACTTCATGCGCATTGCCCTGGAGTGCCAGCAGCGCGGCCACAAGATTCGCGTCTACACACTGATCTGGGAAGGTGACGTGCCGCCGGGCTTCGAAGTGCTGGTGGCGCCGGTCAAGGCGTTGGTCAACCATCGGCGCAATGAAAAGCTCTACGCCTGGATCCAGGCCGACCTGGCCAAGCGCCCGGTGGACCGCGTGGTGGGCTTCAACAAGATGCCGGGGTTGGACCTGTACTTCGCCGCCGACGGTGTGTTCGAAGACAAGGCACAGACCCTGCGCAACCCGATGTACCGCTGGTTCGGCCGATACAAGCACTTTGCCGAATACGAGCGCGCGGTGTTCGACAAGGACGCCAAGACGCAGATCATGGTGCTGTCCGAGCACCAGCAGCAGCTGTTCACCCAGTATTACGGCACCCAGGCCGAGCGTTTTCACTTGTTGCCGCCGGGTATCGCCCGCGACCGCCGCGCGCCGCCCAACGCTGCGGAGGTCCGCGCTGAATTTCGTCGCGAATTCGGCCTGGCCGAAGATGATTTGCTGCTGGTGCAGATCGGCTCGGGATTCAAGACCAAAGGCGTCGATCGCAGCCTCAAGGCCGTGGCCGCGTTGCCGTCGAACCTGAAGAAACGCACCCGGCTATTTGTAATCGGCCAGGACGACCCCAAGGTATTCCAATTGCAGAGTGCTGCGCTGGGCCTGGGCGATCAGGTGCAGTTCTTCAAGGGGCGCAGCGATATCCCGCGCTTTCTGCTGGGCGCGGACCTGTTGATCCACCCCGCGTACAACGAGGCGGCCGGCATGGTGCTGATCGAAGCGGTGGTCGCCGGCCTCCCGGTACTGGTGAGCAAGGTCTGCGGTTACGCGTTCTACATCGACAAGGCCCAGAATGGCCGGGTGTTGGACGAACCGTTCGAGCAGGCCCAACTCAACCGGTACCTGGTCGACATGCTCGACGATCCACAAGCGCGCGCGGCCTGGAGCCGCAATGGTCTGGCCTTCGCTGAGACGGCCGACCTCTATAGCATGCCGCAGTACGCTGCGGACCTGATTCTGGCGGAGCCAAACCGATGA
- the glnE gene encoding bifunctional [glutamate--ammonia ligase]-adenylyl-L-tyrosine phosphorylase/[glutamate--ammonia-ligase] adenylyltransferase has product MSLPMQAELPAILLPFAKRAEQSFRDAVAGLDGDNGLSEWTPQRWADFARVCAASDFVIEQSVRDPLMLLELVAWGELDRGFAPGELCGQIAVAVQQAQTEDELGRVLRRQRTRQQVRIIWRDLTRQADLVQTCRDLSDMADASIDQAYQWLYQRHCALFGTPTGRRSGEPQHMVILGMGKLGAVELNLSSDIDLIFAYPEGGDTVGVKRSLDNQEFFIRLGQKLIKALDPMTVDGFVFRVDMRLRPYGSAGALVLSFNALEQYYQDQGRDWERYAMIKARVVAGDQVAGAQLLDMLRPFVYRRYLDFSAIEALRTMKQLIQQEVRRKGMAENIKLGSGGIREVEFIAQAFQLIHGGRDLSLQQRPLLKVLGTLEGQGYLPPAVIAELRDGYEFLRYTEHAIQAIADRQTQMLPDGTEDQARIAFMMGFPDWAAFHERLMYWRGRVDWHFRQVIADPDEEEGEESELVVGGEWLPLWEESQDEEAACRQLQEGGFADAPKALKALAGLRSSPQLRAMQRLGRERLDAFIPRLLAQAVEHANPDLVLERVLPLVEAVARRSAYLVLLTENPDALRRLLTLCAASPWIAEQITRFPLLLDELLNEGRLFKPPLAPELAAELRERLTRIPEDDLEQQMEALRHFKLAHRLRVAASEIAGSLPLMKVSDYLTWLAEAILEQVLALAWRQTVARHGSPQRVDGTLCDPGFIIVGYGKVGGIELGHGSDLDLVFIHDGDPQAETDGAKPIDGAQFFTRLGQRIIHLLTTQTNSGQLYEVDMRLRPSGASGLLVSSLGAFARYQENEAWTWEHQALVRARVLVGSQDVGRAFEQVRAQVLGRAQDLDKLRQEVSEMRAKMRDNLGTKSTAAGTAANAFEPTVAFDLKQDAGGIVDIEFMVQYAALAWSAQHPSLLRYTDNIRILEGLEQVGLMPAADAHLLREVYKAYRSAAHRQALQNEAGTVAGDQFADERRQVQRIWHELGLS; this is encoded by the coding sequence ATGAGCCTTCCAATGCAGGCCGAACTACCGGCCATCCTGCTTCCATTTGCCAAGCGGGCCGAGCAGTCATTTCGTGACGCCGTGGCCGGATTGGACGGCGATAATGGCCTTTCTGAGTGGACGCCGCAACGTTGGGCTGACTTCGCCCGTGTGTGCGCCGCCAGTGATTTCGTCATTGAACAGAGTGTTCGTGACCCTTTGATGTTGCTGGAACTGGTGGCCTGGGGCGAGCTGGACCGTGGCTTTGCCCCCGGCGAGCTGTGCGGGCAGATTGCGGTTGCCGTGCAGCAAGCCCAGACAGAAGACGAGCTGGGCCGCGTTCTGCGACGCCAGCGCACGCGCCAGCAAGTGCGGATCATCTGGCGCGACCTGACCCGACAGGCGGACCTGGTGCAAACCTGCCGCGATCTATCGGACATGGCTGACGCCAGCATCGACCAGGCGTATCAATGGTTGTACCAGCGCCACTGCGCCTTGTTCGGCACCCCCACTGGTCGTCGCAGCGGTGAACCGCAGCACATGGTCATCCTCGGCATGGGCAAGCTCGGTGCCGTGGAGCTGAACCTGTCGTCCGATATCGACCTGATCTTTGCCTACCCCGAAGGCGGCGACACGGTCGGCGTGAAGCGCTCTCTGGATAACCAGGAATTCTTCATCCGTCTTGGTCAAAAACTGATCAAGGCCCTGGACCCGATGACCGTCGACGGCTTTGTGTTCCGCGTCGACATGCGCCTGCGGCCCTACGGTTCAGCCGGGGCGCTAGTGCTCAGCTTCAACGCGCTGGAGCAGTACTACCAGGATCAGGGCCGCGACTGGGAACGCTACGCCATGATCAAAGCGCGGGTGGTGGCGGGTGACCAGGTGGCTGGCGCACAACTGCTCGACATGCTGCGACCGTTTGTCTACCGGCGTTACCTGGACTTCTCCGCCATCGAAGCGCTGCGCACCATGAAGCAGTTGATCCAGCAGGAAGTGCGGCGCAAGGGCATGGCCGAGAACATCAAGCTGGGCTCGGGCGGCATTCGTGAAGTCGAATTTATCGCCCAGGCGTTCCAACTGATCCACGGCGGCCGCGACCTGAGCCTGCAACAACGCCCGCTGTTAAAAGTGTTGGGCACCCTGGAAGGCCAGGGTTACCTGCCGCCGGCGGTGATTGCTGAGCTGCGCGATGGCTATGAATTCCTGCGCTACACCGAGCACGCGATCCAGGCGATTGCCGATCGCCAGACGCAGATGCTCCCGGACGGCACCGAAGACCAGGCGCGGATTGCCTTCATGATGGGGTTCCCGGACTGGGCTGCGTTCCATGAGCGCCTGATGTACTGGCGTGGCCGGGTGGACTGGCATTTCCGCCAGGTGATTGCCGACCCGGATGAAGAAGAAGGCGAAGAGAGCGAGCTGGTGGTGGGCGGTGAGTGGTTGCCGTTGTGGGAGGAGTCCCAGGACGAAGAAGCGGCTTGCCGACAGTTGCAGGAGGGTGGTTTTGCCGACGCGCCCAAGGCCTTGAAAGCCTTGGCCGGCCTGCGCAGCAGTCCACAATTGCGTGCCATGCAGCGATTGGGTCGCGAGCGCCTGGATGCGTTTATCCCACGTCTGCTGGCCCAGGCTGTCGAGCACGCCAACCCGGATCTGGTGCTGGAGCGCGTCCTGCCCTTGGTCGAAGCCGTCGCCCGGCGTTCCGCTTATCTGGTGCTGCTGACGGAAAACCCCGACGCCCTGCGTCGCCTCCTGACTCTGTGCGCCGCCAGTCCGTGGATTGCCGAACAGATCACCCGCTTCCCGCTGCTGCTGGACGAATTGCTCAACGAAGGACGCCTGTTCAAGCCGCCGCTGGCGCCGGAACTGGCCGCCGAATTGCGCGAGCGCCTGACACGTATCCCCGAAGATGACCTTGAGCAGCAGATGGAAGCCCTGCGTCACTTCAAACTGGCCCACCGCCTGCGGGTGGCCGCTTCGGAAATCGCCGGCAGCCTGCCGCTGATGAAAGTCAGCGACTACCTGACCTGGCTCGCCGAAGCCATCCTCGAGCAAGTGCTGGCCCTGGCCTGGCGCCAGACCGTCGCCCGTCACGGCTCGCCGCAACGGGTGGACGGCACCTTGTGCGATCCTGGCTTCATCATTGTCGGTTATGGGAAAGTCGGCGGCATCGAATTGGGGCATGGTTCGGACCTGGACCTGGTGTTTATTCATGACGGTGACCCGCAAGCCGAAACAGACGGGGCGAAGCCGATCGACGGCGCGCAGTTCTTTACCCGACTGGGCCAGCGGATCATTCACTTGCTGACCACCCAGACCAACTCCGGGCAATTGTATGAGGTGGACATGCGCCTGCGGCCTTCGGGCGCATCCGGTTTGCTGGTGAGTTCCCTGGGCGCATTTGCGCGTTATCAGGAAAACGAAGCCTGGACCTGGGAGCATCAGGCACTGGTACGTGCGCGGGTGCTGGTAGGCAGTCAGGATGTGGGGCGTGCTTTCGAGCAGGTGCGGGCGCAAGTGCTCGGCCGTGCACAGGACCTGGACAAGCTGCGCCAGGAGGTCAGCGAGATGCGCGCCAAGATGCGCGACAACCTCGGTACCAAGTCCACGGCGGCGGGAACGGCGGCGAATGCCTTCGAACCCACGGTGGCGTTCGACCTCAAGCAGGACGCCGGAGGTATCGTCGATATTGAATTTATGGTGCAATACGCGGCTTTGGCGTGGTCTGCGCAACATCCATCGTTGCTGCGCTACACCGACAATATCCGCATTCTGGAAGGGCTGGAGCAGGTCGGGCTGATGCCCGCTGCCGATGCCCATTTGCTGCGCGAGGTGTATAAAGCCTACCGTTCCGCCGCTCACCGCCAGGCCTTGCAGAACGAGGCCGGGACCGTTGCCGGGGATCAGTTCGCTGACGAACGGCGCCAGGTGCAGCGAATCTGGCATGAACTGGGGTTAAGCTGA
- the waaC gene encoding lipopolysaccharide heptosyltransferase I, whose amino-acid sequence MRVLVIKTSSLGDVIHALPALTDAARAIPGIRFDWVVEEGFAEIPTWHPAVDKVIPVAIRRWRKNLWQTFKSGEWRRFKKSVQSTKYDLVIDAQGLLKSAWLTRYVRAPVAGFDKQSAREPLAAHFYSRRLAVARGQHAVERLRQLFAVALGYDLPKGLGDYGLSVDKLLGLPPKKPFVLLLHGTTWDTKHWPEAYWRDLAERMDRFGVDVKLPWGNAAEKARAERLASGLKNAEVLPKLNLAGVARVLASAKACVAVDTGLGHLAAALDVPTISLFGPTNPGLTGAYGKAQVHLASDFPCAPCLQKKCTYQPTAEDQRRFDLKREWPLCFTRLNPERVATRLSTLLLAEEH is encoded by the coding sequence TTGCGGGTTCTGGTAATCAAGACCTCATCCCTGGGCGATGTGATTCATGCCTTGCCGGCGTTGACCGACGCGGCGCGGGCGATCCCGGGCATCCGGTTTGACTGGGTGGTGGAAGAAGGCTTCGCCGAGATTCCCACCTGGCACCCGGCGGTGGACAAGGTGATCCCGGTGGCGATCCGCCGCTGGCGCAAAAACCTCTGGCAGACCTTCAAGAGTGGCGAATGGCGGCGCTTCAAAAAGAGCGTGCAGTCGACCAAATACGACTTGGTGATCGATGCTCAGGGCCTGTTGAAAAGCGCCTGGCTGACCCGCTACGTACGTGCTCCCGTTGCCGGCTTCGATAAGCAGTCGGCTCGCGAACCGTTGGCGGCGCACTTCTATTCCCGGCGTTTGGCCGTGGCCCGTGGGCAGCATGCGGTGGAGCGTTTGCGCCAGCTGTTTGCCGTCGCACTGGGCTACGACCTTCCCAAGGGCTTGGGCGACTACGGCCTCAGCGTCGACAAGCTGCTGGGCCTGCCGCCGAAAAAACCGTTTGTACTGCTGCTGCACGGCACCACCTGGGACACCAAGCACTGGCCGGAAGCCTACTGGCGCGACCTGGCCGAACGCATGGACCGCTTCGGCGTGGACGTGAAGTTGCCGTGGGGCAATGCCGCCGAAAAGGCTCGGGCTGAACGCTTGGCCAGCGGCCTGAAGAACGCTGAAGTGCTGCCCAAGCTGAACCTGGCGGGCGTGGCGCGAGTGCTGGCGAGTGCCAAGGCGTGTGTCGCAGTCGACACCGGTCTTGGTCACTTGGCGGCCGCGCTGGACGTGCCGACGATTTCCCTGTTCGGCCCCACCAATCCAGGCCTGACCGGCGCCTACGGTAAGGCGCAGGTCCACCTGGCCAGCGATTTTCCGTGTGCGCCGTGCCTGCAAAAGAAATGCACCTATCAACCGACCGCTGAAGACCAGCGCCGGTTTGATCTCAAGCGCGAGTGGCCCCTGTGCTTCACTCGCCTGAACCCTGAGCGTGTCGCAACGCGATTAAGCACGTTGTTATTGGCTGAGGAACACTGA
- the waaF gene encoding lipopolysaccharide heptosyltransferase II, translating into MNILIVGPSWVGDMVMAQTLFQCLKQRHPDCQIDVLAPEWSRPILERMPEVRQALSFPLGHGALELATRRRIGKSLAGQYDQAILLPNSMKSALVPFFAGIPKRTGWRGEFRYGLLNDVRKLDKARYPLMIERFMALAYAPGAELLAPYPRPSLQIDPVTRDAALAKFGLELDRPVLALCPGAEFGESKRWPSEHYAKVAEMKIREGWQVWLFGSKNDHSVGEDIRQRLIPGLREEAVNLSGDTSLAEAIDLLSCADSVVSNDSGLMHVAAALNRPLVAVYGSTSPGFTPPLADKVEVVRLGLDCSPCFDRTCRFGHYNCLRQLLPQPVSDALQRLQGTVVEVR; encoded by the coding sequence ATGAATATTCTGATCGTTGGGCCCAGTTGGGTCGGTGACATGGTGATGGCACAGACACTGTTCCAGTGCCTGAAACAACGCCATCCCGACTGCCAAATCGACGTGCTCGCCCCTGAGTGGAGCCGGCCGATTCTTGAGCGTATGCCCGAGGTGCGTCAGGCTTTGAGCTTCCCGCTCGGCCATGGCGCGCTGGAACTGGCGACCCGTCGACGTATCGGCAAGTCCCTGGCTGGCCAGTACGATCAGGCGATCCTGTTGCCCAACTCGATGAAATCGGCGCTGGTGCCGTTCTTCGCCGGTATTCCCAAGCGCACCGGCTGGCGTGGCGAGTTTCGCTATGGCCTGCTCAATGATGTGCGCAAGCTCGACAAGGCCCGCTACCCGCTGATGATCGAGCGCTTCATGGCCCTGGCCTACGCGCCGGGTGCCGAGCTGCTTGCACCGTATCCGCGCCCGAGCCTGCAAATCGACCCGGTCACCCGCGATGCGGCCCTGGCGAAGTTTGGCCTGGAGCTGGACCGTCCGGTGCTGGCGCTGTGCCCTGGCGCCGAGTTTGGCGAGTCCAAGCGCTGGCCGTCGGAGCATTACGCCAAGGTCGCGGAGATGAAGATTCGCGAGGGCTGGCAAGTCTGGTTGTTTGGCTCGAAAAACGATCATTCGGTGGGCGAGGATATTCGCCAGCGCCTGATCCCGGGCCTGCGGGAAGAAGCCGTCAACCTCAGCGGCGACACGTCCCTGGCCGAGGCCATCGACTTGCTGTCCTGCGCCGATTCGGTGGTGTCCAACGACTCTGGCCTGATGCACGTGGCCGCGGCGCTGAACCGCCCTCTGGTGGCGGTGTACGGCTCTACATCTCCCGGGTTTACCCCACCGTTGGCCGACAAGGTCGAAGTGGTGCGCCTGGGCCTGGATTGCAGCCCGTGTTTTGATCGCACCTGCCGCTTCGGCCACTACAACTGCCTGCGCCAGTTGCTGCCGCAACCTGTCAGCGACGCGTTGCAGCGGTTGCAGGGCACTGTGGTCGAGGTCCGTTAA